A genomic region of Jaculus jaculus isolate mJacJac1 chromosome 10, mJacJac1.mat.Y.cur, whole genome shotgun sequence contains the following coding sequences:
- the Rsl24d1 gene encoding probable ribosome biogenesis protein RLP24, which yields MRIEKCYFCSGPIYPGHGMMFVRNDCKVFRFCKSKCHKNFKKKRNPRKVRWTKAFRKAAGKELTVDNSFEFEKRRNEPVKYQRELWNKTIDAMKRVEEIKQKRQAKFIMNRLKKNKELQKVQDVQEVKQNIHLIRAPLAGKGKQLEEKMVQQLQQDVDMEDAS from the exons ATGAGGATCGAGAAGTGTTACTTCTGCTCCGGGCCCATCTACCCGGGTCACGGCATGATGTTCGTCCGTAACGACTGTAAG GTGTTCAGATTCTGTAAGTCCAAATGtcataagaactttaaaaagaaGCGTAATCCCCGCAAGGTCAGGTGGACCAAAGCCTTCCGGAAGGCGGCTGGTAAAGAGCTCACAGTG GACAACTCATTTGAATTTGAAAAACGTCGAAATGAACCTGTGAAATACCAGCGAGAGCTTTGGAATAAAACTA TTGACGCAATGAAGAGAGTTGAAGAAATCAAGCAGAAACGTCAAGCCAAATTTATAATGAACAG ACTGAAGAAGAATAAGGAACTACAGAAAGTCCAGGACGTCCAGGAAGTCAAGCAGAACATCCATCTGATCCGGGCCCCGCTTGCAG gcaaagGAAAGCAGCTGGAAGAAAAAATGGTCCAGCAGTTACAGCAGGATGTGGACATGGAGGATGCGTCTTAA
- the Rab27a gene encoding ras-related protein Rab-27A → MSDGDYDYLIKFLALGDSGVGKTSVLYQYTDGKFNAKFITTVGIDFREKRVVYRANGPDGAVGRGQRIHLQLWDTAGQERFRSLTTAFFRDAMGFLLLFDLTNEQSFLNVRNWLSQLQMHAYCENPDIVLCGNKSDLEDQRVVKEEEARGLAEKYGIPYFETSAANGTNISQAMEMLLDLIMKRMERCVDKSWIPEGVMRSNGPPSADQPSGEKPKGTCGC, encoded by the exons ATGTCTGACGGAGACTATGATTACCTTATCAAGTTTTTAGCTTTGGGTGACTCTGGGGTTGGGAAGACCAGCGTCCTCTACCAGTACACAGATGGGAAATTCAATGCCAAATTTATCACGACAGTTGGCATTGACTTCAGGGAAAAGAGAGTG GTGTACAGAGCCAACGGGCCAGATGGGGCtgtgggcagaggccagaggatccaCCTGCAGCTGTGGGACACAGCCGGGCAGGAGAG GTTCCGCAGCTTGACCACGGCCTTCTTCCGGGACGCCATGGGCTTCCTTCTGCTGTTTGACCTGACGAATGAGCAAAGTTTCCTCAATGTCCGAAACTGGTTAA GCCAGCTACAAATGCACGCATACTGTGAAAACCCAGACATAGTATTATGTGGAAATAAGAGTGATCTGGAAGACCAGAGGGTAGTGAAGGAGGAGGAAGCCAGAGGACTTGCAGAGAAATATGG AATCCCCTATTTTGAAACTAGTGCCGCCAATGGGACGAACATAAGCCAAGCAATGGAGATGCTGCTGGACCTGATCATGAAGAGGATGGAGCGGTGCGTGGACAAGTCCTGGATTCCGGAAGGAGTGATGCGATCCAACGGCCCCCCCTCTGCAGACCAGCCGAGTGGAGAGAAGCCCAAGGGGACGTGTGGCTGTTGA